The Anastrepha ludens isolate Willacy chromosome 2, idAnaLude1.1, whole genome shotgun sequence genome contains a region encoding:
- the LOC128855847 gene encoding putative gustatory receptor 94a yields MQDFRRAKVSLFVVIVNMMIFGLSAHSISPRKRRFHTSYIWTAYSMTITLLFTMSYGRSVFEDYLTNNFDLKNAAKLHSYMNITASLVNYLTALILPRVFVRFLNSVPLFEIMQFFDVSPKMVMLSIRLVVLKAILIPIMHEVTLILQQIHNDPDKNIAWTLYTLLPMLIAQMFPNLYFGSLVICKALVTVLNEHLNEIVNEVNWMQSALQIPLHKPYYRMQRFCTLADRLDLLAQKYNIICEKTTQYLQLLSAPLLCSLLCNLCGITAGCFTQYMSIADTLINKEPYDYFKAITNAIFLAICVIEVLLQGHICDDNRLMVQETGLILQRINLTHADIRFKQSVEHFSLLVLAIDYKIQPLGLLEINISIVQDVLSAVASFLLIFIQSDLTLRFSLM; encoded by the exons ATGCAGGATTTCAGACGCGCGAAAGTATCTCTTTTCGTCGTAATTGTCAATATGATGATATTTGGTTTGTCAGCGCACTCTATTTCGCCGCGTAAACGTCGTTTTCACACTTCATACATATGGACAGCCTATTCGATGACTATAACGCTCTTGTTCACAATGTCATATGGCCGCAGTGTATTTGAAGATTATCTAACAAacaattttgatttgaaaaatgcCGCTAAATTACACAGTTATATGAATATCACCGCTAGCCTGGTAAACTACCTGACAGCTCTCATACTACCACGCGTGTTTGTGCGCTTTCTGAACAGCGTGCCACTATTTGAAATTATGCAGTTCTTCGATGTCAGCCCAAAAATGGTGATGCTATCCATCAGATTAGTGGTGCTTAAAGCCATACTAATACCAATAATGCACGAAGTGACTTTGATATTGCAGCAAATACACAATGATCCCGATAAGAATATCGCATGGACGTTATATACGCTCTTGCCTATGCTAATTGCACAAATGTTTCCCAACCTCTACTTTGGCAGTTTAGTTATATGCAAAGCGCTTGTAACAGTGTTGAATGagcatttgaatgaaattgtgaATGAGGTCAACTGGATGCAGAGCGCACTGCAAATTCCTTTGCATAAACCATACTACCGCATGCAGCGCTTTTGCACACTAGCCGATCGTTTGGATTTACTTGcgcaaaaatataatatcattTGTGAGAAGACAACACAATATTTGCAATTACTTTCTGCGCCATTACTTTGCTCTTTGCTGTGCAATTTGTGCGGCATAACAGCGGGTTGCTTTACACAATATATGTCAATTGCCGATACGTTGATTAACAAAGAGCCCTATGACTATTTCAAGGCCATAACGAATGctatatttttggcgatatgcGTGATCGAAGTGCTATTGCAAGGCCACATTTGTGATGACAACCGGCTGATG GTGCAAGAAACGGGCCTAATACTGCAGCGCATCAACCTCACACACGCCGACATACGTTTCAAGCAATCAGTAGAGCACTTTTCTTTGCTTGTGCTGGCGATTGACTATAAAATTCAACCGCTCGGCttgttagaaataaatatttcgattGTTCAAGAT GTACTATCGGCGGTCGCGAGTTTTCTACTAATATTTATCCAGAGCGATCTTACGCTGCGCTTTTCACTAAtgtaa